A DNA window from Selenomonas sp. oral taxon 126 contains the following coding sequences:
- a CDS encoding helix-turn-helix domain-containing protein, producing MSPNKTSSDNALAYIDSLLSPEEIAASDLRVALIGELIRAREERGITQEQLEEMSGVTRPMIARLERGTASPSIATVTKLLAPLGKKLAIVPL from the coding sequence ATGAGTCCGAATAAAACAAGCAGTGACAATGCTCTCGCCTACATTGATTCGCTTTTGAGCCCCGAAGAAATTGCCGCGAGCGATCTGCGTGTCGCGCTGATTGGCGAACTCATCCGCGCCCGTGAAGAGCGCGGCATTACGCAGGAGCAGCTCGAGGAGATGAGCGGCGTCACACGCCCCATGATTGCACGTCTCGAGCGCGGAACAGCAAGCCCGAGTATCGCCACGGTCACAAAACTCCTCGCGCCCCTCGGCAAAAAACTCGCCATTGTTCCACTGTAA
- a CDS encoding flagellar brake protein: MTLEGDKLTALLRHGSAIHIIEKDIEIDYYGTLELSEEEQAAGRPAGALAVRLDIPIGKYVNTPEVGQVFQCHLTGAGCVYHFAVPYRSAAPLPDTVWYLDLPTSAERIQLRDFVRVPIPMSIDVKLPGDHGSLKDYREVALIDISGGGLCFVHDEPLIMDAALAVRVPDLPHIGTLETQGTIRRATPIETNLGMTYHIGIAFGDALSNRERERLVQSIYQLQQSYLRKGLKVPQIDHTKRS; the protein is encoded by the coding sequence ATGACGCTTGAGGGGGACAAACTCACCGCGCTTCTGCGGCACGGTTCCGCCATCCACATTATCGAAAAGGATATTGAGATCGACTACTACGGTACGCTCGAGCTCAGCGAGGAGGAGCAGGCGGCGGGCAGGCCGGCGGGGGCGCTTGCAGTACGTCTGGATATCCCCATCGGGAAGTATGTCAACACGCCCGAGGTCGGTCAAGTCTTTCAATGCCATCTGACGGGGGCGGGCTGCGTCTATCATTTCGCCGTTCCCTATCGCTCTGCCGCACCGCTGCCCGATACGGTCTGGTATCTCGATCTCCCCACGAGCGCGGAGCGCATCCAACTGCGTGATTTCGTCCGCGTGCCGATTCCGATGTCCATCGATGTGAAACTGCCGGGCGATCACGGCAGTCTGAAGGACTACCGCGAGGTCGCCCTCATCGACATCAGCGGCGGCGGGCTGTGCTTCGTGCACGACGAGCCGCTGATTATGGACGCAGCGCTCGCCGTGCGGGTACCCGATCTGCCGCACATCGGGACGCTGGAGACGCAGGGGACAATCCGCAGGGCGACCCCGATTGAGACGAACCTCGGCATGACGTACCACATTGGCATTGCCTTCGGCGATGCACTCTCGAACCGGGAGCGGGAGCGGCTCGTCCAGAGCATCTATCAGCTCCAGCAGAGCTATCTCCGCAAGGGGCTGAAGGTGCCGCAGATCGATCATACGAAGCGGAGCTGA
- a CDS encoding PSP1 domain-containing protein, whose amino-acid sequence MQTIVGVRFKAAGKIYSFGQGQLTITEGDHVIVETTRGMECGKVVIAPREVPDESVPTNLRVVHRIADASDLARIEENHAREKEARRVCEEKIRELGLKMKLVDVELTFDLSKMLFYFTADGRVDFRQLVRELAGVFRTRIELRQIGVRDEAKMMGGMGCCGRPLCCATFLGDFVPVSIRMAKEQNLSLNPTKISGICGRLMCCLKYESDGYGCGGCMRAKKAEYTPAVSDRVIAEDAEGRIVAVNEQRRTATILMDDGKTVVAAWEDIARVEGEDGEPRSHIPHEGRLRPPRERMPRDRAPREGRERRERPAGAKTRERGERGERREQGERTERAAKNAGERRRSQGRRRQNRTPRPQQGEASDE is encoded by the coding sequence TTGCAAACGATTGTAGGTGTCCGCTTCAAGGCGGCGGGCAAGATATACTCATTCGGACAGGGACAGCTCACGATTACCGAGGGCGATCATGTCATCGTCGAGACCACGCGCGGCATGGAGTGCGGCAAGGTCGTCATCGCGCCGCGCGAGGTGCCCGACGAATCCGTCCCGACGAATCTGCGCGTCGTGCACCGCATCGCCGACGCTTCCGACCTCGCACGCATCGAGGAGAACCACGCGCGCGAGAAGGAAGCGCGCAGGGTCTGCGAGGAGAAGATACGCGAACTCGGGCTGAAGATGAAGCTCGTCGATGTCGAGCTGACCTTTGACCTCTCCAAGATGCTCTTCTACTTCACGGCAGACGGGCGCGTCGACTTCCGCCAGCTCGTGCGCGAGCTCGCGGGTGTCTTCCGCACGCGTATCGAGCTGCGCCAGATCGGCGTGCGCGACGAGGCAAAGATGATGGGCGGCATGGGCTGCTGCGGGCGTCCGCTCTGCTGTGCGACATTCCTCGGCGATTTCGTGCCTGTCTCCATCCGCATGGCAAAGGAGCAGAACCTCTCGCTCAACCCAACGAAGATCTCGGGCATCTGCGGGCGCCTCATGTGCTGCCTGAAATACGAGAGCGATGGCTATGGCTGCGGCGGTTGTATGCGCGCGAAAAAGGCGGAGTACACCCCTGCGGTAAGCGACCGCGTGATCGCCGAAGATGCCGAGGGGCGCATTGTCGCCGTCAACGAGCAGCGCCGCACGGCGACCATCCTCATGGACGATGGAAAGACCGTTGTCGCCGCGTGGGAGGACATCGCGCGTGTGGAGGGCGAGGACGGTGAGCCGCGCTCGCATATACCGCACGAGGGTCGACTGCGCCCGCCGCGTGAGCGTATGCCGCGCGACCGTGCCCCGCGTGAAGGGCGTGAGCGGCGCGAGCGTCCCGCAGGAGCAAAGACGCGCGAGCGTGGGGAACGTGGCGAGCGGAGAGAGCAGGGCGAGCGCACGGAGCGCGCTGCAAAGAATGCGGGTGAGCGCCGCCGTTCGCAGGGCAGACGGCGGCAGAACCGCACACCGCGCCCGCAGCAGGGCGAGGCATCCGATGAGTGA
- a CDS encoding YaaR family protein, whose amino-acid sequence MAMKIDSSIARSTSLAMPRAETEVGVRGAATDFSMELADQESAMSREAMDRLLEQIDEQGARLSKSPTFDELRSYRSLIQNFIGEAVGTMYELRTQAGWDRLGRQKVYTSVRKIDKKLEEMTEKIRLGQADQLDIIASHDAIRGLLVDLYM is encoded by the coding sequence ATGGCGATGAAGATAGACAGCAGCATTGCACGGAGCACGTCGCTTGCGATGCCGCGCGCAGAGACGGAGGTGGGCGTGCGCGGCGCGGCGACGGACTTTAGTATGGAACTGGCAGATCAGGAGTCCGCGATGTCGCGTGAGGCGATGGATCGCCTGCTCGAGCAGATCGACGAGCAGGGGGCGCGCCTCTCGAAGTCGCCGACCTTTGACGAACTGCGCTCCTATCGCTCGCTCATTCAGAACTTCATCGGTGAGGCGGTCGGCACGATGTATGAGTTGCGCACACAGGCGGGCTGGGATCGCCTTGGTCGGCAGAAGGTCTATACCTCCGTCCGCAAGATCGACAAGAAGCTCGAGGAGATGACAGAGAAAATCCGCCTCGGACAGGCGGATCAGCTCGACATCATCGCGAGCCATGACGCCATCCGCGGACTCCTCGTCGACCTCTATATGTAA
- a CDS encoding tRNA1(Val) (adenine(37)-N6)-methyltransferase, which yields MSEQAALHPNERVDDLSLGGRQITQRTDEFCFSMDAVLLAHFPQLTGRERVLDLGTGTGVIPLLVADHAAHITAVELNSVQAELAARNVRLNHLTDKITVREGDYRDPPALFACGAYDLVFSNPPYRPVTSGALSMGARAAARHELTATLADTVHAASYALRHGGRLAMVHLPERLGEIVLALHAEHFAVKRLRMVQPRADKAPNLMLIEAVKGAALTGMRHEPALIVRDAEGNYTDEIRRIYGQEM from the coding sequence ATGAGTGAACAGGCAGCTCTGCATCCGAACGAGCGGGTCGACGACCTCTCGTTGGGCGGGCGGCAGATCACCCAGCGTACGGATGAATTCTGCTTCTCCATGGATGCCGTGCTCCTCGCGCATTTTCCGCAGCTCACGGGGCGCGAGCGCGTGCTCGACCTCGGCACGGGGACGGGCGTGATCCCACTCCTCGTCGCAGACCACGCAGCGCATATTACGGCGGTTGAGCTGAATTCCGTACAGGCGGAGCTGGCTGCGCGGAACGTACGGCTGAACCATCTCACAGACAAAATAACCGTGCGGGAGGGCGACTATCGCGACCCTCCCGCTCTTTTTGCGTGCGGAGCATATGACCTCGTATTCAGCAATCCGCCGTACCGCCCCGTGACAAGCGGAGCTCTCAGCATGGGCGCACGCGCAGCGGCACGGCACGAGCTGACGGCGACCCTTGCCGACACCGTACACGCCGCATCGTACGCACTCCGTCACGGCGGACGGCTCGCTATGGTGCATCTGCCCGAACGCCTCGGCGAGATCGTCCTCGCCCTCCATGCGGAGCATTTTGCCGTCAAGCGCCTGCGCATGGTACAGCCGCGTGCGGACAAAGCGCCGAACCTCATGCTCATCGAGGCGGTCAAGGGCGCGGCACTCACGGGAATGCGCCACGAGCCCGCCCTCATCGTGCGCGATGCGGAGGGGAACTATACGGATGAGATCCGCCGCATCTACGGTCAGGAGATGTGA
- the holB gene encoding DNA polymerase III subunit delta' has translation MARAKKSVSAAPSEAVREDFPEGWADIRGHGEIIRRLRALAVTRRLPHALLFCGTEGVGKRRTARVLARTLLCAAGGDAPCGQCDSCRTMATGVHPDYFEVAPEARGKSAAMIRTDAVRDILIAASGAPIAAERRIILIDGADRMNEAAANRLLKTLEEPPGAVLFILVTNAYDAILPTIRSRAVRIAFGALPRTEITAALAARGSEHAAAIASLADGSLGRAYALTEEGLALRDDALDLLAQLPNLGVEDIWARAEALGARPHAERTAWISYVQMALRDLLLLREDGGSDALCHIDRRETLTALLAYMADSDIFALMDGAREFSRRFAANVNPALQAEAFLLRARKQFI, from the coding sequence ATGGCGCGGGCGAAAAAATCTGTGTCCGCAGCGCCATCTGAGGCTGTGCGCGAGGACTTCCCCGAGGGCTGGGCGGACATCCGCGGACACGGGGAGATCATTCGTCGTCTGCGCGCGCTCGCGGTGACGCGGCGTCTGCCGCATGCGCTGTTGTTCTGCGGTACGGAGGGCGTCGGCAAGCGGCGCACGGCGCGCGTCCTCGCGCGGACACTGCTCTGTGCGGCTGGCGGGGATGCGCCCTGCGGGCAATGCGACTCCTGCCGCACAATGGCGACGGGCGTGCATCCCGACTACTTTGAAGTCGCACCCGAGGCACGCGGCAAGAGTGCAGCGATGATCCGCACGGACGCCGTGCGCGACATCCTCATTGCTGCGTCAGGTGCACCCATCGCCGCCGAGCGGCGGATCATCCTCATCGACGGCGCGGACCGCATGAACGAGGCGGCGGCGAACCGCCTCCTCAAGACTCTCGAGGAGCCGCCGGGCGCGGTACTCTTCATTCTCGTGACGAACGCCTATGACGCGATCCTCCCGACCATCCGCTCCCGCGCCGTGCGCATTGCGTTCGGCGCACTGCCGCGCACGGAGATCACGGCGGCACTCGCGGCACGCGGCAGCGAGCATGCGGCGGCGATTGCCTCACTTGCGGATGGCAGCCTCGGGCGCGCCTATGCGCTCACCGAGGAGGGGCTTGCCCTGCGCGACGACGCGCTCGACCTCCTCGCGCAGCTGCCCAACCTCGGCGTTGAGGATATATGGGCGCGCGCGGAGGCACTCGGCGCACGCCCGCACGCGGAGCGCACGGCGTGGATTTCCTATGTGCAGATGGCGCTACGCGACCTCCTCCTCCTGCGTGAGGACGGCGGGAGCGACGCGCTCTGCCACATCGACCGACGTGAGACGCTCACAGCACTCCTTGCATACATGGCGGACAGCGATATCTTTGCCCTCATGGATGGAGCACGGGAATTTTCGCGCCGCTTTGCAGCGAACGTGAACCCTGCCTTGCAGGCGGAGGCGTTTTTACTGCGTGCGCGCAAACAATTCATTTGA
- a CDS encoding YbjN domain-containing protein: MGLFDGFSGSDEGLKNSAFEAIKAELDKQDMKYGEDVTEDGEDQIIRMRQQLDNGSVVSIAIVVTEKGDTNDFIKIKYFGLVRLEEGSDPKVFHEKLNEWNSQYRYVKFVVDDERDVVIDIDLPLDLHVGVFQADSFMAMVGVGLQVLEEIYPELMKLRWA; encoded by the coding sequence ATGGGACTGTTTGACGGCTTCAGCGGAAGCGACGAAGGGCTCAAGAACAGCGCATTTGAAGCGATTAAGGCGGAACTTGACAAGCAGGATATGAAATACGGCGAGGACGTGACGGAGGACGGCGAGGATCAGATCATCCGTATGCGTCAGCAGCTCGACAATGGCAGTGTTGTCAGCATCGCCATTGTCGTCACGGAGAAAGGCGATACGAACGATTTCATCAAGATCAAGTACTTCGGGCTTGTGCGTTTGGAAGAGGGCAGCGATCCCAAGGTGTTCCACGAGAAGCTCAACGAGTGGAACAGCCAGTATCGCTACGTGAAATTCGTTGTTGACGATGAGCGCGATGTTGTCATTGACATCGATCTGCCGCTCGATCTGCACGTCGGCGTGTTTCAGGCGGATAGCTTCATGGCGATGGTTGGTGTCGGTCTGCAGGTGCTCGAGGAGATCTACCCCGAGCTGATGAAGCTGCGCTGGGCATAA
- a CDS encoding autotransporter outer membrane beta-barrel domain-containing protein: MLKGMKAKRQLAAFVAIALGGTFAVAPTAYAASATVTTGDRINGHTGTSNDPYTDIEGSTHLMSPSVTDNMLTINANSVGVAPIVNGDISAGGTTSTTNAVTGNTLVINSIKLTGNAYGGIGLNIAQVSGAAQTNPNTVKMNDGIVTGSVIGVRSTAGGVANGGVELAGGTLTARTGTGTAMDGIAIAGGMGKTSAINNTVTIANGTVVGKVYGGYAENAAGGTTGNRVILGDVNGSATPNLTNASLYGGSNSTGVSGGSLDAIRNNHLIVQTKGITANSAQNFHTYEFHLNTGVAVGNTMLTLTHNNDAFGRAVAWEDIKVDATGWSGKGVNAQGKSVQDYFGDVGTVTLMADGNTATNRTSNLRFSNYTSPGTTDWSGDYEYRIKLRTQTDTATSTTRNYVDAELHRYQNANHTHTGALSGRNTIYGGYSIWENLGGQTGNKKVVQDNTLVLNNATGLVSGYGGYTSTGADAVRNKLTLNSGTIENLFGGVATGTGLVDRNEVTVADGTVTGDIFGGKSDNLTSGNGVAYSGTGTVTNNSVTVNKGTVNRITGGYGTTTVSSNSVAINGGANASRTTVYPVVHGEVKGGAIRGDNSVDRKAEQNTVTITEGDIQATVYGVFGELFGAGSSTNAHVQLVNDNHVKISGGSAHKIYGAYLTGYGTAAGTGTATNNTVEISGTAKVSETAYGAAANGNASLTANSVTVKGGAVHDVYGATANGTGAVKDNSVTIENGRVDDNVVGGENTSTSTKAGSVTNNMVTVKGGEIVGDIYGGVTYAAQPSGSGGTGTTTTSGGNTVTITGGTLTGGTRPDGTLRGNVYGGYARGTDTSVEQNNVVNLGADDGSYAADLTRATIYGGRSTAAGNTLNVKGQDITVKGVHNFTNYNFYLTDKIDKNATMLKVTDHNGFENQYSGTTPVNFSNVKINLQNMSAKQIAGRVTLLEGNDDNALKFQNYTPTAAWLISPTHSDYEYALRLVRSDGTEASMGTTTGRRVLLDYNRFQNGNVAYDTTSDDTDWFAGRSYGGHTTEHNLLTIDKPLSRDIMAYGAKTMGASGGSGGTRGNTLEIKSTGSNAYQVTAGYGGYIHEAANNDKVENNVLRMSGGKVGTLYGGYSAGTGEVSGNNVYVTGGRVSGNIYAGYAATAGQAKGNTLTLGADDGSYGATIAGNIYGANDSGAGKGNTLVVQAGNVSVQQVKNFDTFKFVLHNDTLIDHTMLKIEQTGGLGGTVDMANITEDVSKFHLNPTWTGSHSVKLIESNGQMTFSNYAKNQDRTSKYANTNYEVYLHTENDQTQGSDLLLTFNRLRDGDRSYDSTNASAADSRVFTGISAMNHDVENNKLHITGVHASGIDNYAAAGVTTGTSGSLKNNMLTIDSANALNIRDVYGAYAANTSTSSSSGSSGGSGSGSSGSGGGSSTMSGNGVILTRGALTGNIYGAKSESKVKADSNYVTVSGGSVSGSVYGGWSTSDDAQNNNVSLSSVHIGGDVVGGYGKSAKNNSITLRGTEVAGSVYGGKLTTGVSASAKDGNTLNVYDMGAKVGYFEDFQSLNFYLSPRADLSKSMLTTTQAKNKDISGSTITMELDGGYAPIGMGDDISLVRLPDAQNIVTANNLSGTTYQTTKGVTLDYEYTLNTRGTASTGTKNELFAHVTNIKVKDETKSLVETQAAAIAFLASGSDLLTDVGIPAAEAAATQIANIVDTPYAGSEKNSAAASAPLSTLGSYQLFAAQSFGSMRLKSGSYVDTKGWNLNVGYARRNELLDRSLTFGPFIEYGRGNYDSYLDDGTHGSGKTDYLGIGVMAKTESESGIYLEGSLRIGRAKSDYSGIIGAKGTGYDLSSSYFAGHIGVGQKRELINGNKIDTYAKYFYAHQAGASATLSTGEPYDFGASTSSRIRFGTRYTFKNDLDGEFYAGLAWEYEFDGKGTASYQGYNLPSTSLKGSTTLLELGYRYAPVDSTVSYGLNLTGFKGKRKGITGGFNIAWAF; this comes from the coding sequence ATGCTCAAAGGAATGAAAGCAAAGCGGCAGCTAGCCGCATTCGTAGCGATTGCCCTCGGCGGCACGTTTGCCGTTGCGCCTACGGCGTATGCGGCGAGTGCAACGGTCACAACGGGCGACCGCATCAACGGTCACACGGGGACATCGAATGATCCCTATACCGACATTGAGGGCAGTACACACCTGATGAGCCCTTCTGTGACGGACAATATGCTTACAATCAATGCAAACAGCGTAGGCGTTGCTCCTATTGTCAACGGAGATATCTCCGCAGGCGGAACGACCTCGACCACAAACGCTGTGACGGGCAACACGCTCGTCATTAACAGCATAAAACTCACGGGCAATGCGTACGGCGGCATCGGTCTCAATATAGCTCAGGTTTCGGGTGCGGCGCAGACAAATCCGAACACGGTCAAGATGAATGACGGAATTGTCACAGGATCTGTCATTGGTGTGCGCTCGACTGCGGGCGGCGTGGCGAACGGTGGGGTGGAACTCGCGGGCGGTACGCTGACTGCAAGGACCGGCACCGGGACCGCAATGGATGGAATTGCGATTGCGGGCGGCATGGGAAAGACCTCTGCCATCAACAACACAGTTACGATAGCAAATGGAACGGTCGTGGGCAAGGTCTACGGCGGCTATGCTGAGAATGCGGCCGGCGGAACGACGGGCAACCGCGTTATCCTCGGCGATGTGAACGGGAGTGCCACACCGAACCTCACCAATGCGTCCCTCTACGGAGGCAGCAACTCCACGGGCGTTTCGGGCGGCAGCCTCGATGCCATTCGGAACAACCACCTGATTGTGCAGACCAAGGGCATTACGGCAAACTCCGCGCAAAACTTCCACACGTACGAATTCCATCTGAACACAGGTGTTGCAGTGGGCAACACCATGCTCACGCTCACCCACAACAACGACGCATTCGGGCGCGCGGTTGCGTGGGAGGACATCAAAGTCGACGCGACAGGTTGGAGCGGCAAGGGGGTCAATGCACAGGGAAAGAGTGTGCAGGACTACTTTGGCGATGTCGGCACGGTCACGCTGATGGCTGACGGCAACACAGCGACCAATCGCACATCGAATCTGAGATTTTCCAACTATACATCGCCCGGTACGACGGATTGGAGCGGCGACTACGAGTACCGCATCAAGCTGCGCACGCAGACGGATACGGCAACCTCGACGACGCGCAACTACGTTGACGCAGAGCTCCATCGTTACCAGAACGCGAACCATACGCATACGGGCGCACTCAGCGGACGGAATACAATCTATGGAGGTTATTCCATCTGGGAAAACCTCGGCGGACAGACCGGCAATAAAAAGGTCGTCCAGGACAATACCCTCGTACTCAACAACGCGACGGGCCTCGTTTCGGGCTACGGCGGCTACACCTCCACGGGTGCGGATGCCGTGCGGAACAAGCTGACGCTGAACTCCGGCACGATCGAGAACCTCTTTGGCGGTGTTGCAACGGGGACGGGACTGGTCGATCGCAATGAGGTCACAGTCGCGGATGGTACGGTGACGGGCGATATCTTCGGCGGCAAATCGGACAATTTGACCTCGGGCAATGGCGTTGCCTACAGCGGCACGGGGACGGTCACGAACAACAGCGTCACCGTCAACAAGGGAACGGTCAATCGCATCACGGGCGGCTACGGTACAACCACGGTCAGCTCGAACAGTGTTGCGATTAACGGCGGAGCAAATGCCTCGCGTACCACGGTCTATCCCGTTGTGCATGGAGAGGTCAAGGGCGGCGCGATTCGCGGCGATAACAGCGTGGACCGCAAAGCTGAGCAGAACACGGTCACGATCACCGAGGGTGACATTCAGGCCACCGTCTACGGTGTATTCGGTGAGCTCTTCGGCGCGGGCAGCTCCACCAACGCACATGTTCAGCTGGTCAACGACAACCATGTCAAGATCAGCGGCGGCTCCGCGCACAAGATCTACGGTGCATATCTGACGGGCTACGGCACTGCGGCGGGCACCGGCACGGCGACGAATAACACCGTCGAGATCTCGGGTACCGCAAAGGTCTCTGAAACGGCATACGGCGCAGCGGCAAATGGCAATGCGAGCCTTACCGCGAACAGCGTCACCGTTAAGGGCGGTGCTGTGCATGATGTCTACGGCGCGACGGCGAACGGCACGGGGGCTGTGAAGGACAATAGCGTCACCATCGAGAACGGCAGGGTGGATGACAACGTCGTCGGCGGTGAGAACACTTCAACGAGCACGAAGGCGGGCTCCGTTACGAACAATATGGTCACGGTCAAGGGCGGCGAAATCGTCGGCGACATCTATGGCGGCGTGACCTATGCAGCGCAACCCTCCGGCTCGGGCGGCACTGGAACTACGACGACCTCCGGCGGCAATACCGTCACCATTACGGGCGGTACGCTCACGGGCGGTACGCGTCCCGACGGCACGCTGCGCGGCAATGTGTACGGCGGCTACGCGCGTGGGACGGATACATCGGTCGAGCAGAATAATGTGGTCAACCTCGGGGCAGACGACGGCAGCTACGCGGCGGACCTTACACGAGCGACCATCTACGGTGGGCGCAGCACAGCGGCGGGCAACACGCTGAACGTCAAGGGGCAGGACATTACCGTCAAGGGTGTTCACAACTTCACGAACTATAACTTCTACCTCACGGACAAGATCGACAAGAACGCGACGATGCTGAAGGTGACTGATCACAACGGCTTTGAGAACCAGTATTCGGGAACCACGCCCGTGAACTTCTCGAATGTCAAGATCAACCTTCAGAATATGTCCGCAAAGCAGATTGCAGGGCGTGTTACCCTCCTTGAGGGCAATGACGACAACGCGCTGAAATTCCAAAACTACACACCGACAGCGGCGTGGCTGATCTCCCCGACACACAGCGACTACGAGTACGCACTGCGCCTCGTGCGTTCCGACGGCACCGAGGCTTCCATGGGCACGACGACGGGCAGACGCGTTCTGTTGGACTACAACCGTTTCCAGAACGGTAACGTCGCATACGATACGACGAGCGACGATACAGATTGGTTCGCGGGGCGCTCCTACGGGGGACACACGACCGAGCACAACCTCCTCACGATTGACAAACCACTCAGCCGCGATATCATGGCATACGGCGCGAAGACGATGGGAGCGTCCGGCGGTTCCGGCGGTACGCGGGGGAATACACTCGAGATCAAGTCGACGGGCAGCAATGCCTACCAGGTGACAGCGGGCTACGGCGGCTATATCCACGAGGCTGCCAACAACGACAAGGTGGAGAACAACGTCCTGCGCATGTCGGGCGGCAAGGTGGGCACGCTCTACGGCGGCTACTCAGCGGGCACGGGCGAGGTCAGCGGCAACAACGTCTACGTCACGGGCGGCAGAGTGTCGGGCAATATCTATGCGGGCTATGCTGCGACCGCAGGACAGGCGAAGGGCAATACGCTCACGCTTGGTGCGGACGACGGCAGCTACGGTGCGACCATCGCAGGAAATATCTATGGTGCGAACGATAGCGGCGCGGGCAAGGGCAACACGCTCGTCGTACAGGCGGGCAATGTCTCCGTACAGCAGGTGAAAAACTTCGACACCTTCAAATTCGTCCTTCACAACGATACGCTCATCGACCATACCATGCTCAAGATTGAGCAGACGGGCGGTCTTGGCGGTACGGTTGACATGGCGAATATCACGGAGGATGTCAGCAAATTCCACCTGAACCCGACGTGGACGGGCTCGCATTCCGTAAAGCTCATCGAGAGCAACGGACAGATGACATTCTCGAACTATGCGAAGAACCAGGATCGTACGTCAAAGTACGCGAATACGAACTATGAGGTCTACCTGCATACGGAGAACGATCAGACGCAGGGCTCCGACCTCCTGCTGACCTTCAACCGTCTGCGCGACGGTGACCGCAGCTATGACAGCACAAACGCTTCAGCGGCAGACAGCAGGGTGTTCACGGGCATCTCCGCAATGAATCACGATGTGGAGAACAACAAGCTCCATATTACGGGCGTACACGCAAGCGGCATTGACAACTACGCCGCAGCGGGTGTCACCACGGGCACATCCGGAAGCCTGAAGAACAATATGCTCACGATTGACAGTGCAAATGCACTCAATATCCGCGATGTCTACGGTGCATACGCAGCGAACACGAGCACCTCGAGCAGCTCGGGCAGTTCGGGCGGCAGCGGCTCGGGCAGCAGTGGATCCGGCGGCGGATCGAGTACAATGAGCGGCAACGGGGTTATCCTCACGCGCGGTGCGCTGACCGGCAACATCTACGGTGCCAAGAGCGAGAGCAAGGTAAAGGCGGACAGCAACTATGTCACCGTGTCGGGCGGCTCGGTCTCGGGCTCTGTCTATGGTGGCTGGTCGACAAGTGACGATGCACAGAATAACAATGTCAGCCTCTCCTCTGTCCATATTGGCGGTGATGTCGTCGGCGGCTATGGCAAGAGTGCCAAGAACAACAGCATCACGCTGCGCGGTACCGAGGTTGCGGGTAGCGTCTATGGCGGAAAACTTACGACGGGTGTATCGGCATCTGCCAAGGACGGCAATACACTGAACGTCTATGACATGGGGGCAAAGGTCGGGTATTTTGAGGATTTCCAGAGCCTCAACTTCTACCTCTCCCCGCGTGCTGACCTCTCGAAGTCCATGCTGACCACGACACAGGCAAAGAACAAGGACATCAGCGGCAGCACGATCACCATGGAGCTCGACGGCGGATACGCGCCGATCGGCATGGGCGATGACATCAGCCTCGTCAGACTGCCCGACGCTCAGAACATTGTGACGGCAAACAACCTCTCGGGCACGACTTATCAGACGACGAAGGGCGTTACCCTCGACTATGAGTACACACTGAATACGCGTGGTACGGCATCGACGGGCACGAAAAACGAGCTCTTTGCACACGTCACGAATATCAAGGTGAAGGACGAGACGAAATCCCTTGTCGAGACACAGGCAGCTGCGATTGCCTTCCTTGCGAGCGGCTCCGATCTCCTCACCGATGTCGGTATCCCCGCAGCCGAGGCGGCGGCGACCCAGATCGCGAACATTGTGGACACCCCGTATGCCGGCAGCGAGAAGAACTCTGCTGCTGCCTCCGCTCCACTCTCCACCCTCGGCAGCTATCAGCTGTTTGCGGCGCAGAGCTTCGGCAGTATGCGCCTCAAGTCCGGCTCCTACGTCGACACGAAGGGCTGGAATCTCAACGTCGGCTATGCACGCCGCAACGAACTTCTGGACAGATCGCTCACCTTTGGGCCGTTCATCGAGTACGGCAGGGGCAACTACGACTCCTACCTCGACGACGGCACGCACGGCAGTGGCAAGACCGACTATCTCGGTATCGGTGTCATGGCAAAGACGGAGAGCGAGAGCGGCATCTATCTTGAGGGCAGTCTGCGCATTGGTCGTGCAAAGAGCGATTACAGCGGCATCATCGGCGCGAAGGGCACCGGCTACGATCTGTCGAGCAGCTACTTCGCCGGTCACATTGGGGTCGGACAGAAGCGCGAACTCATCAATGGCAATAAGATCGATACCTATGCCAAGTATTTCTACGCGCATCAGGCGGGCGCGAGCGCAACCCTTTCGACCGGCGAGCCGTATGACTTCGGCGCATCCACCTCGAGCCGTATCCGCTTCGGCACGCGTTACACGTTCAAGAACGATCTGGACGGCGAATTCTACGCAGGTCTCGCGTGGGAGTATGAATTCGACGGCAAGGGCACGGCGAGCTATCAGGGCTACAACCTGCCGAGCACGAGCCTCAAGGGCAGCACCACGCTCCTCGAACTCGGGTATCGCTACGCTCCCGTGGACAGCACCGTCAGCTACGGTCTGAACCTCACGGGCTTCAAGGGCAAGCGCAAGGGTATTACGGGCGGATTCAACATCGCCTGGGCGTTCTGA